The Theropithecus gelada isolate Dixy chromosome X, Tgel_1.0, whole genome shotgun sequence genome includes a window with the following:
- the GPM6B gene encoding neuronal membrane glycoprotein M6-b isoform X6, producing MGCFECCIKCLGGVPYASLVATILCFSGVALFCGCGHVALAGTVAILEQHFSTNASDHALLSEVIQLMQYVIYGIASFFFLYGIILLAEGFYTTSAVKELHGEFKTTACGRCISGMFVFLTYVLGVAWLGVFGFSAVPVFMFYNIWSTCEVIKSPQTNGTTGVEQICVDIRQYGIIPWNAFPGKICGSALENICNTNEFYMSYHLFIVACAGAGATVIALIHFLMILSSNWAYLKDASKMQAYQDIKAKEEQELQDIQSRSKEQLNSYT from the exons GCTGCTTTGAATGCTGCATCAAGTGTCTGGGAGGAGTCCCCTACGCCTCCCTGGTGGCCACCATCCTCTGCTTCTCCGGGGTGGCCTTGTTCTGCGGCTGTGGGCATGTGGCTCTCGCAGGCACCGTGGCGATTCTTGAGCAACACTTCTCCACCAACGCCAGTGACCATGCCTTGCTGAGCGAGGT GATACAACTGATGCAGTATGTCATCTATGGAATTGCGTCCTTTTTCTTCTTGTATGGGATCATTCTGTTGGCAGAAGGCTTTTACACCACAAGTGCAGTGAAAGAACTGCACGGTGAGTTTAAAACAACCGCCTGTGGCCGATGCATCAGTGGAATG TTCGTTTTCCTCACCTATGTGCTCGGAGTGGCCTGGCTGGGCGTGTTTGGTTTCTCAGCAGTGCCCGTGTTTATGTTCTACAACATATGGTCAACTTGTGAAGTCATCAAGTCACCACAGACCAACGGGACCACGGGTGTGGAGCAGATCTGTGTGGATATCCGACAATACG GTATCATTCCTTGGAATGCTTTCCCGGGAAAAATATGCGGCTCTGCCCTGGAGAACATCTGCAACACAAACGAG TTCTACATGTCCTATCACCTGTTCATTGTGGCCTGTGCAGGAGCTGGTGCCACTGTCATTGCCCTG ATCCACTTCCTCATGATACTGTCTTCTAACTGGGCTTACTTAAAGGATGCGAGCAAAATGCAGGCTTACCAGGATATCAAAGCAAAGGAAGAACAGGAACTGCAAGATATCCAGTCTCGGTCAAAAGAACAACTCAATTCTTACACATAA
- the GPM6B gene encoding neuronal membrane glycoprotein M6-b isoform X5: MKPAMETAAEENTEQSQERKGCFECCIKCLGGVPYASLVATILCFSGVALFCGCGHVALAGTVAILEQHFSTNASDHALLSEVIQLMQYVIYGIASFFFLYGIILLAEGFYTTSAVKELHGEFKTTACGRCISGMFVFLTYVLGVAWLGVFGFSAVPVFMFYNIWSTCEVIKSPQTNGTTGVEQICVDIRQYGIIPWNAFPGKICGSALENICNTNEFYMSYHLFIVACAGAGATVIALIHFLMILSSNWAYLKDASKMQAYQDIKAKEEQELQDIQSRSKEQLNSYT, from the exons GCTGCTTTGAATGCTGCATCAAGTGTCTGGGAGGAGTCCCCTACGCCTCCCTGGTGGCCACCATCCTCTGCTTCTCCGGGGTGGCCTTGTTCTGCGGCTGTGGGCATGTGGCTCTCGCAGGCACCGTGGCGATTCTTGAGCAACACTTCTCCACCAACGCCAGTGACCATGCCTTGCTGAGCGAGGT GATACAACTGATGCAGTATGTCATCTATGGAATTGCGTCCTTTTTCTTCTTGTATGGGATCATTCTGTTGGCAGAAGGCTTTTACACCACAAGTGCAGTGAAAGAACTGCACGGTGAGTTTAAAACAACCGCCTGTGGCCGATGCATCAGTGGAATG TTCGTTTTCCTCACCTATGTGCTCGGAGTGGCCTGGCTGGGCGTGTTTGGTTTCTCAGCAGTGCCCGTGTTTATGTTCTACAACATATGGTCAACTTGTGAAGTCATCAAGTCACCACAGACCAACGGGACCACGGGTGTGGAGCAGATCTGTGTGGATATCCGACAATACG GTATCATTCCTTGGAATGCTTTCCCGGGAAAAATATGCGGCTCTGCCCTGGAGAACATCTGCAACACAAACGAG TTCTACATGTCCTATCACCTGTTCATTGTGGCCTGTGCAGGAGCTGGTGCCACTGTCATTGCCCTG ATCCACTTCCTCATGATACTGTCTTCTAACTGGGCTTACTTAAAGGATGCGAGCAAAATGCAGGCTTACCAGGATATCAAAGCAAAGGAAGAACAGGAACTGCAAGATATCCAGTCTCGGTCAAAAGAACAACTCAATTCTTACACATAA
- the GPM6B gene encoding neuronal membrane glycoprotein M6-b isoform X7: MKPAMETAAEENTEQSQERKGCFECCIKCLGGVPYASLVATILCFSGVALFCGCGHVALAGTVAILEQHFSTNASDHALLSEVIQLMQYVIYGIASFFFLYGIILLAEGFYTTSAVKELHGEFKTTACGRCISGMFVFLTYVLGVAWLGVFGFSAVPVFMFYNIWSTCEVIKSPQTNGTTGVEQICVDIRQYGIIPWNAFPGKICGSALENICNTNEFYMSYHLFIVACAGAGATVIALLIYMMATTYNYAVLKFKSREDCCTKF; encoded by the exons GCTGCTTTGAATGCTGCATCAAGTGTCTGGGAGGAGTCCCCTACGCCTCCCTGGTGGCCACCATCCTCTGCTTCTCCGGGGTGGCCTTGTTCTGCGGCTGTGGGCATGTGGCTCTCGCAGGCACCGTGGCGATTCTTGAGCAACACTTCTCCACCAACGCCAGTGACCATGCCTTGCTGAGCGAGGT GATACAACTGATGCAGTATGTCATCTATGGAATTGCGTCCTTTTTCTTCTTGTATGGGATCATTCTGTTGGCAGAAGGCTTTTACACCACAAGTGCAGTGAAAGAACTGCACGGTGAGTTTAAAACAACCGCCTGTGGCCGATGCATCAGTGGAATG TTCGTTTTCCTCACCTATGTGCTCGGAGTGGCCTGGCTGGGCGTGTTTGGTTTCTCAGCAGTGCCCGTGTTTATGTTCTACAACATATGGTCAACTTGTGAAGTCATCAAGTCACCACAGACCAACGGGACCACGGGTGTGGAGCAGATCTGTGTGGATATCCGACAATACG GTATCATTCCTTGGAATGCTTTCCCGGGAAAAATATGCGGCTCTGCCCTGGAGAACATCTGCAACACAAACGAG TTCTACATGTCCTATCACCTGTTCATTGTGGCCTGTGCAGGAGCTGGTGCCACTGTCATTGCCCTG CTGATCTACATGATGGCTACTACATATAACTATGCGGTTTTGAAGTTTAAGAGTCGGGAAGATTGCTGCACTAAATTCTAA
- the GPM6B gene encoding neuronal membrane glycoprotein M6-b isoform X8 codes for MGCFECCIKCLGGVPYASLVATILCFSGVALFCGCGHVALAGTVAILEQHFSTNASDHALLSEVIQLMQYVIYGIASFFFLYGIILLAEGFYTTSAVKELHGEFKTTACGRCISGMFVFLTYVLGVAWLGVFGFSAVPVFMFYNIWSTCEVIKSPQTNGTTGVEQICVDIRQYGIIPWNAFPGKICGSALENICNTNEFYMSYHLFIVACAGAGATVIALLIYMMATTYNYAVLKFKSREDCCTKF; via the exons GCTGCTTTGAATGCTGCATCAAGTGTCTGGGAGGAGTCCCCTACGCCTCCCTGGTGGCCACCATCCTCTGCTTCTCCGGGGTGGCCTTGTTCTGCGGCTGTGGGCATGTGGCTCTCGCAGGCACCGTGGCGATTCTTGAGCAACACTTCTCCACCAACGCCAGTGACCATGCCTTGCTGAGCGAGGT GATACAACTGATGCAGTATGTCATCTATGGAATTGCGTCCTTTTTCTTCTTGTATGGGATCATTCTGTTGGCAGAAGGCTTTTACACCACAAGTGCAGTGAAAGAACTGCACGGTGAGTTTAAAACAACCGCCTGTGGCCGATGCATCAGTGGAATG TTCGTTTTCCTCACCTATGTGCTCGGAGTGGCCTGGCTGGGCGTGTTTGGTTTCTCAGCAGTGCCCGTGTTTATGTTCTACAACATATGGTCAACTTGTGAAGTCATCAAGTCACCACAGACCAACGGGACCACGGGTGTGGAGCAGATCTGTGTGGATATCCGACAATACG GTATCATTCCTTGGAATGCTTTCCCGGGAAAAATATGCGGCTCTGCCCTGGAGAACATCTGCAACACAAACGAG TTCTACATGTCCTATCACCTGTTCATTGTGGCCTGTGCAGGAGCTGGTGCCACTGTCATTGCCCTG CTGATCTACATGATGGCTACTACATATAACTATGCGGTTTTGAAGTTTAAGAGTCGGGAAGATTGCTGCACTAAATTCTAA